The proteins below come from a single Aegilops tauschii subsp. strangulata cultivar AL8/78 chromosome 6, Aet v6.0, whole genome shotgun sequence genomic window:
- the LOC109757449 gene encoding putative NAC domain-containing protein 94: MEEIRSDDMEKQDEVMLPGFRFHPTDEELVRFYLKRKIQQKSLPIELIRQLDIYKFDPWDLPKLASTGEKEWYFYCPRDRKYRNSTRPNRVTGAGFWKATGTDRPIYSSDGSKCIGLKKSLVFYKGRAAKGVKTDWMMHEFRLPSLTDPSLPQKKPLEKTIPPNDSWAICRIFKKTNATAQRALSHSWVSPPLPSINGAYIPPHLQTTHRSRHASENTSSAMTNIISSNIQFSSSGYFPSIVSSCQSTLNIIDSISRPATSIVLPPSDAEHQAMSILSAIPLDLPAGMDIASMVMNASPITLSNMDRSAPMNIEFAQPQQCNNNSNMISRCMVDLPDIGNNINGTQRSINFPFNNLQVPLSDDWRAAVPWDSLPCTTEASTNYQPTKCYT; encoded by the exons ATGGAGGAGATCAGGAGTGATGACATGGAGAAGCAAGACGAAGTTATGTTACCTGGCTTCAGGTTTCATCCAACTGATGAAGAGCTCGTCAGGTTCTACCTCAAGAGAAAAATCCAGCAGAAGTCCCTTCCGATTGAGCTTATCAGGCAGCTAGACATCTACAAGTTTGATCCATGGGATCTCCCAA AACTAGCAAGCACTGGAGAGAAGGAGTGGTATTTCTACTGCCCAAGGGATAGGAAGTACCGGAACAGCACAAGGCCTAACAGGGTGACCGGAGCAGGCTTCTGGAAGGCCACCGGAACCGACAGACCAATCTACTCCTCCGATGGAAGCAAGTGTATAGGCTTGAAGAAGTCTCTCGTCTTTTACAAGGGTAGAGCGGCCAAAGGTGTCAAAACTGACTGGATGATGCATGAGTTTCGGCTCCCATCACTCACCGATCCTTCCTTGCCGCAGAAGAAGCCACTGGAGAAGACCATTCCACCAAAT GATTCCTGGGCAATCTGCAGGATTTTCAAGAAAACCAATGCCACAGCGCAGAGAGCGCTCTCACACTCATGGGTCTCTCCTCCCTTACCCAGCATAAATGGAGCCTACATTCCTCCCCACTTACAGACCACACACAGAAGTCGACACGCCTCAGAGAACACATCATCGGCAATGACCAACATCATCTCCTCCAACATCCAGTTCAGCAGCAGTGGCTATTTTCCTTCAATAGTTTCCTCCTGTCAGAGTACTCTCAACATCATTGACAGCATCAGCAGGCCAGCTACATCCATAGTTCTCCCCCCGTCAGATGCAGAGCATCAGGCCATGAGTATCCTCTCAGCAATCCCGCTCGATCTTCCGGCTGGGATGGACATTGCATCGATGGTTATGAACGCATCACCCATCACACTCTCCAACATGGACAGATCAGCCCCCATGAACATTGAGTTTGCGCAACCGCAACAatgcaacaacaacagcaacatgATCAGCAGATGCATGGTCGACTTGCCTGATATCGGCAACAACATCAACGGAACTCAACGGTCCATCAATTTCCCATTCAACAACCTGCAAGTGCCGCTTTCTGATGACTGGAGAGCGGCCGTGCCTTGGGACTCGCTCCCTTGCACCACCGAGGCCTCGACGAATTACCAGCCGACCAAATGCTACACTTAG